A single genomic interval of Macadamia integrifolia cultivar HAES 741 chromosome 6, SCU_Mint_v3, whole genome shotgun sequence harbors:
- the LOC122081882 gene encoding PHD finger-like domain-containing protein 5A, with the protein MAKHHPDLIMCRKQPGIAIGRLCEKCDGKCVICDSYVRPCTLVRVCDECNYGSFQGRCVICGGVGISDAYYCKECTQQEKDRDGCPKIVNLGSAKTDLFYERKKYGFKKR; encoded by the coding sequence ATGGCCAAGCATCACCCAGATTTGATCATGTGTAGGAAGCAGCCAGGAATTGCCATTGGGCGGCTTTGCGAGAAATGTGATGGCAAGTGCGTGATTTGTGATTCGTATGTGCGTCCTTGCACCCTTGTACGGGTCTGCGATGAATGCAACTATGGATCATTCCAAGGCAGATGTGTGATTTGTGGAGGGGTTGGCATATCTGATGCCTACTACTGCAAAGAGTGTACCCAGCAGGAGAAAGATAGGGATGGGTGTCCCAAGATCGTCAATTTGGGGAGTGCCAAAACAGATCTCTTTTACGAGCGTAAGAAATATGGCTTCAAGAAAAGATGA